The genomic window TAAAAGTAACTAATAAATGAAAAGTATTCAGTCACCTTCCATTTTTTTGTTATCCTATCTTTATTAACAAGTATTtacaacaatacacaaaaaccTTCTTCCAGGCTTTCTGCTTTTTGCCCATTAACTTTTACCTGTTACGGTGCTGTTATGATCGCTTCCAGGTATCCAAGACAAAACAACATTCCTTGGACTGTCAAGTTCGGACAGGTCTAACTTTATCGGAGCATCAGGAACATCTGCCGTGCAGAACAAAAGAGCCGTCAACCGTCAACGTGATAACTAAAACATCTAGAGAATCTCAAATGTGTTAATGAACAAATACcagaatatttatttaactgtttgAAGCCAAATCATTTCCAAAAATGTGCgataaatatttaaccataCATAATTCATCTTACCCCGTACAGTGAGTACTGCAGTGGCAGAGTCCTCATCTAGGCTTGTTCTAGCAGTGCATGTATATGTTCCCTGATCACTCAGGTTTACATTCATGATCTCCAGCATGGCACCTTTCACAGAGTATCTGAACATAAGTGAAGATTTGTCAGAGTAAGTAATTTCAATCCACCTCTCAAGCAGAGGCCCCTCCACCAAAGCTGCATAATAAAAGAGAATTTAAAGCCATGCATAATTTAGTCATGCTAGCCTTTTATTATCCAGTAAGTGCACTGGTTGATGCTACAGCCTAACTTTCTAATGTCTGTAACTAAAACCGTAGCATGTTAAACGATAAATAGAGATGAGCAGACAATATGTCAGCAAAATGCATCCTCCGATCAAGATACACATAAAAGTTTATATTGATGAATTTATTATTCTACTCAGTAAGAGCATCAGCATAAAAGCACCATCAAAGCAAAACCAGTTACCTGGAATTTTTCTCAGAGGAAAGTGGGATCTCCTTGTTTTCCTTTCTCCACACCAGCTCAAACGTGTCCTGCAGACTTGCATCATATTCAGTCTTGCACATCAATTTGGCCAACTTCCCACTGTCAACCTGCGTGTTCTGAGGTGGACCTACAATTTTTGTAGCGTCTAAAGATAACACAAAAACCAGGGGGGAAAAACACAAGTGAAATAATCCTCACAAGCCCAGCTTGATTTAAATAGCAATGTGAGTCTCTGAAATTGAGCCAAATCATTGATTTCATAAATGACTGTTTATGGCTGGAACTTCCTTCAACATATGAGAGAGACTGCCTAGCTTTATTAAACTACTTAAAGCACAGAATATTCAAAAGAAATACattccttcttttcttctttttacctTTGTGCGCAGCGACTACGAATATCCCTGCCTACAAAAAGCAGTAATTATGTTGCTGAGATACCTTTCACATCCAGCACAGCAGTGACAGCCGACGAGCCCTCCATGTTACTCGCAACGCAGATGTATTTCCCGCTGTCACCTTTTTCCGCGTTAATGATTTTCAATGATTGTCCGCTCTCAAAAGCAAGGAAACCTTCCCCCTCGATGGCTTTTTCATCTTTGGTCCTAGGAGAGAAAGTTTTCAACTTTACTTGGTGCTTCCACACAACTTATCCAACACCTCAAATGCAAATCAAAAGGTGCCGATTTGCTGCAAGTTCAGAGTTTGAAAGCGTCTGGTGTTTTCACTTTTGCGACTTTAAAGAATGTCATATATTATtccgtgttttatttttaagggcTTGAAAAATAGGAGGCAACTAGATCCTATCATGTGACCTATTGAGGTCACCTGAGACAAGGTGTGAGTGGGGGTTGAAGTATTCAAAGGACTGCGTTGTAGGTGGCTGATGTAGGTCAACGATGGTCATTCACAGCAGACAAAGATGGCCTCCTTTACTCCTTTTTCAAACCATCTTGATGCAAAAATGAGAACTTTGGCATcctcaaaatattttttgtccTTTAGGTGTAAATGTACAGGTGAGTCTcatcctgtggaggtggctcttctatgttgtttGTGGAGTGGCtgtttgatttctccagtgtaGAGCTCCAAGCACTCCTTTATCCTTGGGATGAAGAAGTTTTTCAAGCTCCCAAGACCACCACTAAACTTTAACAGATGGGCTACACAGTTTacttaattaaagcaacacacAGGGTTGCTGATTAGAAATGAAGCGCAGGTTTTCTACAATGACAAGTTCTATCTTAATATTTGGCATTTGTGGCATCGTCTGTGTCTTGCCTCGGActgtctgtttctcttttgAGCAGCAGTGATAGTAAATGGGATTCATGTTGCCCAATTTCAAGGAACAGAAGATGATTATCTCATTAACCAGACATAAGTGTCAACATCACAGCGTGTCATACAGACacctgaagcagtgtgggagtGATAGCATGACTCACTGCTGTGATAGTGCTCTCGGGTTCATTCTTTAGACTGCTTCTCTTTACACTCTTCCACATTAATATGTAAAAGTggctatttcttatattttaaaagGCAGGCAAGTGTAAATTACTAATGACGCTTTTAACTTGCTTGCTTGTCTTACTTGTTAAGACAAACCCAGCTCTACTTACCAAGAGATGCTGGATGGTGGAGAGCTGAAAACACTGCAGTTCATGGTGATTTCCTTTCCTACTACTGCAGCATACTCCTGGTTGTTCTCTGTCAGTATAAGCGGAGCCATATCTAAAAGCAAGAGGAAGGAGCTGACTCAAATGCCAAAGAAAATACAGATAATCACAGGCTCTGGTAACACTGCACAATTCTACTGATCCAAGAACATGATCTTTCTCAGTCCTGTGCCCTAATCCATAGATACACACCAGTTAGTTATGTCCACACAGCTGGATCAAACACGACTGTAGAGATAAAACTATTTGCCTGTTAAACAATACTTTAATGGACACAAACTAAACGGACGTGATCTTCATCATCAGTAAATTTAGTTCCATCTTTCGAATGACTTTTCTAATTTTCACATATTTGTGATTGATAATTGATCATGAAAGTAATTTGCACATATAAGATCACCGCATTTTGGTCATTTGAGGCAGCTAAGATAATAGCTAAAAGGAACAAAATGCTGTTGGTGTCCTGCGGTCTTGAAACCAGATGTGAAGATAGAGACACAAGGCAGGTCCACTCTAACACATATGCTGTTTTATCATTGTTTTTGATGTTGTATCAGACCAAAACTTACAAAGATCATTCAGTGAGTCCGGGAACTAGCAACTGAAAATTGTAGAAAACTAGATCAGATCCCTAAACCCTAACCaaggaaggtaaaaaaaaaaaggcagattaGCTTGGGTAAAAGACCGAAACACGTGTGAAGTTGAGGCACACAACGATGTGTTTCGCTGgtaaagtttctgggctgcctttcctcataacagccatccctcAAGATTTTCTCCATTTGAAGCAAAGCATTATCAGGGATTCTAACACGtagtccttttactgaataAGTATAATAAGTATTAGAATaatcttaatttattttatgtatttatttggcTGAAATCTACAAATTCCTCCTAAAGTGTTGCTAAATTTTTCACACTGGTCCTTTAATGTCTCCTGGTGACTCATGCCTTAGAAGTAATATTAACAACTAACATTAACCAAGTGTTAAAATGTAGTAAATTACTTACTCAACCTTAAAAACTGGATAATCTAAGAAAGGAGTTTTTATTCAAGGCTGTCCAACCTAAGCAATTCTTGCTGCTAAGACTGGCACAGACCAGTAGTTGCTTTTTCCTCCAGGTATCTTTGaagaactttttaaaatgatcatttgaAAACTACATTTGTATTTACTGGGGTTATCTTtgtgtaatattaaaatgtgcttAATGATCTAAATCATTTAAGCATAACAAATACTCAAATAACTAAGAAATCAGTTACACTGCAGTTAGTCAATACGCTGAACCCTGAAATTGCTCCTGATGATCAGGCTACGCTTGCATTAGAGCTCCTTGCCACcactgtgtgaatgagaggaaagaaagaaaagaggtgCTTTGGATAAAGGCTCCATTATCATTTCTAAAGAATACTACAGCAAATGGAAGTCCACTCAGACTTCAGCTGAAAGAAAACTCTACATTCACCCTAATAGGCAAATAATGATTAGATGTGGATCTTAGATGTACAATGATAAGATACTGGAGAAAATCTCAGGGCTATGAAGCAGTGGGTGTAAGTGTTTCTTCTTATGAATCATACCAGGAAAACAATCTCTATCAGCAAAAATAATGAGACTGGCTAAAGAAAACTGGCTTCCAGTACAGTTCCTTATAGCATATTATTATAAGATGTTATATTATGAGCTACTTTTTAGGTAAAGCACTACAACACAGAACTTACTCATGATCACGATGTTAACGTTGGCTAGAATATTTCCGTGTCTGTTGGAGGCTTCACACTGGTAGACGCCACTGTCCTCTGCTTTGGCATTGAAAAGTATCACAGTGTCATCAAACACTTGCATCCTCTTATCTGGGTCATCTGACAGCAACacagacataaataaattaccaattTTATCATCATAAAAGCAACTCAATATATCAACATGTTCTTTTCAGGATAGCACCAGCATCAGTGTTGGATAAATCTGTAAAAAATCTAGATGTTTTGAATACAACTTAAATATATAAGAGTCAGATAGCAGCTTCTCTTTAATATAACCTTTTAAAAACCCACGTAATTATGTGTATATTGCCACATTGCCACAACACATTTCCTTTTGAGAAATTTAATAATATTCAAAACAAATGATTCCTACTCAGACACTGTACAAGAGAAGGCACCAACTACTTTTAATTAGCGCATGCTTCTGTTCAGCATACCTTGCCTTTCAACTtctgaaggagaaaaataaaatctgttatCTCATCATTTCAAACACTAAGCAGACTGTTGCCTGTCACATTACTCCAGCTTGACGTCAGGGATAGCTGCTCATTGCACTGCCCTCCTGCCCGGAGGCGCAATATGAATTAAACCACATCAACAATTATTCTCACTCACCTCTGAACATTACTCCATTCCTCCTCCACGTTATTGCTGGTTGTGGTTTTCCACTGACGGAGCACTTGATGTGCACATCAGACCCAATCACAGTGAGCTGGCTCTGAGGAGGCTCTGTCAGCCACTTTGGTGGCTCTGGGAGATGTTAAGAGGAGTCATGATGATTTCAGATAAAACAAACAGCCATCCACGTGTCAAGAGCTTTCTCTTTGatgcaaataaacaaatgtgCCCACAAATAGAAGCGTAATTAGCTCCTGATGTTGACTAACCTTCCACTATTACATCAAAGTAGTGGACAGCCTTCCCAGCAGAGTTCTCAGCTGTGCACATGTACTTCCCCTCATCACTCTCTTCCACTGCTGATAAGCTCAACAGCTTGTTGTAGTTGTTAAATTTTACCCGAGGACTCATGACTTCTCCCATTTTTATCCACTTCACAGATGGTGTAGGGCTAGATTGTGAGACAATAGCGTGTTAACACCATAATGAACAAAACGGTTATTTATATATGGTGACAACATGACTGCAGAAGCGATGATACAGAATGTGCACTTACAATCCCTCGGGTATACATTCGAGCTGTAGATCCTCTCCCTTCAACAACACCTTCTCAGTCTGAACACCAGAGGGCAGCAAAAGGCTGGGTATTCTCGCTGGGGGGGCCACAGCTGCATCGAAAGCAGACAATATCATTTCTTGCTCTGATGTATAATTTTATCCACTTATTTTCTAAACTGCACACACGCTTTATTGTCAATTTCTAGTGGCTGTTCAGATAATATGAAAGAAAGCTTTGATGTGTGGTTATCACTCACGAGTGTGGCTGCTCTCTGAAGAGTCATTGGCAGGTTTTACTGgaacataaaaaaacataataaaatacagGAGCAATTTTACTGGAAGTAAGAGTGTTGGCTTGTTTTCACCAACAAAAGTTACACAATCAGCAATATCAGTCATCAGTCTGAGTCATAACAAAAACTTCCTTCAGCATTAACATGACAAGGCAAGCCCCGCTTCATTACAAGATCAAAAGTTGCTTTGAAGAAGTCGTAGTGATTTGGTCATCTTCGATTGTGTGATAAGATGAGATGTACCACACGTAACATTTTTGCAGGTCTGATATTGACAAAATGCTAAACAAGTGAGCTACAGTGCAGTTTCCAAGCCAGAGAGATTTTGTCATAAACCTACAGCGTTTGACCACGACAGCCATGGCGTTTTTCTGGACAATTGTGCGTATCCTGTTGAAGGCAGCAAAGCAACCGTAATCCTGGCGACTGTCATTCTTTAAGGCATTAGAGAAGTACAGGTTGCCATCAGTTCCCATGGAAACCCTCTCATTCTGCTCAATGTGCTGGAGATCTGGAAAACAACATAGTTGTATAAATAATGTGAAATCACTGTTACAACAATTGTAACTCTTCATAGCATGTGCCTAGGAAATTCATGTTGGCTGATAAGAAGGCGCCAATTGGACAGAAACTTTTAAAGGGTGCATCAGAGGGactttttttagatgataacACGTCAAATCAGCCATGCCTGAAAATTAACTGCAGTGTGGCCTAATATCTTATATGGAAGTTATTCTCTAAAGAGTGTTCTTGCAAAGACCTGGTGAACTCATAAGTGCACTGCAACAGAATATAAGGTATATATAGCCAGTATTTCAATAATGGATCGGTGACACGCACAACTGTGGACGCAAAGCAGACACAGAGATGTCACCAGATGGACAACATCTGTTTAGTTTTTTAAGCTTAATGGCAGCCTTTCGATTCCACATTGCATCTTGTATcaagaaactaataaaaaaaaacagattgaaacataatataaaacaaCAGCTCTGCACaagtgttttcattcattctgcCCTATGGCTTTGGATCTATCCTTCTGAGCAGCTGAAAGCCTCTTAACTTTTTCTTCCTGACATCAGTCAGGTTTGTTGGAGGAGGTTGAGGATCTTCAGTGAAGTACTTCAGACACAACTGAGGTGACCTTATACACAGTGAATCACTTTCTCTGGCGGTGGTGGAGGGAAAAGAACCCCGATGTGCAATAAACACTTGGACCTCAAGTGTGTACCTTTACCTGAACTGTCTTTACTGTCACTGCTAACTTTGCTGATAGCCGGAGGATACAATGTGTCACCAGCCACATTCATCTGTGGGGATTTTCTGGTGCAGTCAGATAGAGATTCACACTATCTAAAACTACCCCAGCTTTGAGCGCTCCACAGTGCAAGTCCAATGACAAACTCAGGAACAGCGAAGGCATGGCTTAAACTAAGTACTTTTTGTTACGTCAAACACCTTCCGAACTACTAGATGCAACATGTCAATCATAGACAGTAATAGACTGCAGTAGTCATTTGACCACACTGACAATTATGCTGTAATTGACCGGATATGTGGAAAATTAGGAAGCCAGGAATCTTTATATTATGTGGTTGGCACATTTATGCCCCAAGTGTGCAAAGCAGATCAAAGCATGTGGTTAAGCTCTTCCTGAGACACTACTCCTTTTTCCTGAATTTCTGGGTGCCTATTTGAACAATTTCAATAGCACTCATTAGAACATATGACCAACTTTACTAAAAAGTGGGGCTTTATcatgtaaaaatacaatagTTAGTgtgcctttttcctttttcatctaCAAACCATTTAGGAAAAATTAAAACACTAGCTTGAGTGTTGCTGTGATCTTTTAAGcagtgcttttaaagcatttccTGGAAAAATGTTCATCGTTAGACTATCATTAGGCAGGTCAGCCTACTGATGAAGCACCGCTGCAATAATAATCCAGTTCAGTATGAGAGAAATTGTAGATTTAGACATCTAGTTTATGCACTCAGCTGGCGCCCCAATGTTGAGGAGCTACCATTATGACTGAATGCCTCAATATCACAATCCTGCCTAGACGCAGTGATACTGTAGTGTTGTGGACCTTTGGTTGGTCTTGCATAGCCAGCTCCACCCGGTGAAGGAGAGCTATGACTGGACTGAAGGACAGCTGAACAACAGTCACCCCTCTCCAATCTTACACTCCTGTTTGTGGAGACCCTGGTGATCAATACAGCTCCAAGTTCCTGTGGAGAAGCTGGGGCTGTATTTATTACTGCATTAAATACAGCATCTGGTTCGCCACAAACATGAGTGCGAGCCTGGAGTGGGGTAATAATCGTTCAGCTGTCCCCCAGTCACTTTTAGAAAAACTGCTTTGAAGCAGTAATaagagttgttttttctttttaacaaattAATAAACTGGAATACGCaatatataaatcacaaaaatgataAACCGCCTCATGGCTTACCAACAGTCATCCAGTAGATAAGACGTGGGGCCACACCTTCTGGTGGGTTGCATTTCAGGGTGATTGGTTCTCCCTCAGTAACAACAATGGGACTGAGGGTTTCCTTTGGAAACTTAGGGATACCTAGTTGAAAAGCAAATGTTcaacaacatgaaaaacaaaacagtgatgacATTGAAATGCAAAATTCTGGGTTTTGATCTTTTTTATCTAAAGATTACTTACTGAAAGCTTTAATCTCGATCTCATTTGTCATAGCAGTTCCCAACTTGTTCGATGCATAGCATCTGTATTTTCCCTCGAACTTGGACATGTCCTCACTGTGAAGCACAAGTAAGCCCTTTGTCTGGTTTGCTCTGATTGTTTGGAAGTTTGGGGGGACAAATGCTTGGCCATCCTTTTCCCATCTGTACCTGTTAGAGCAAAATACGATTCACATCCATGCAACTGATCAAGGCTTCAATGtttggcttgtttgtttttttcaactcATGTCACTTGACAACACTTACTCTGGTGGTGGATTGCCCCGGGCTTTACACTTGACAGTAATGGCCGTGTCAAAATGAAGTACAATTATGGGACCTGATGTATACGTTATTATGGTCGGAGGCTGTTCCACTATGAAATAAAGCCACATACAAAAATCGTTACTGAACGGTGACAGGTAACACTAAAGTTGTTGAAGTAAATAAGATATAATACACACAAGTGTATGCCAGCCATACTGCACAAATAAAGCCTTGAACGGTCAAacacaatgataataataataataataataaacacaaacttaCTCTTACTCAGTTTATGTCAATTAGCTTTAAAAAGCCGTAAAAATGAGTGTTGATTCTGTGGATCTTACGGTATTCACATGAAGCAGAGCACAGGCATTCCATGTGAATTTAACTGTGTTAAATGACTCTTCATATTTCAGCACAGCACAAGTAAGAACTAGTAAGCACTTGTGTCATGACACTCATACCTTCTAGAGGGATATTAAGGCCTGAGGCCATGGTGGTCAAGGCCAAAAGCAGACGAAGCGACAGGCTCCCTGCCAAAGTCATCACCCTCCACTGGAGACAACAGAGATCAGGAGAATGTGTTGGTCAACTGCTGTCACTTGTAATTTGGAAGGCAAAGAGGACCTGTAAGAGTCAGAAAACAGAAGTCCTACGCTCAGTAATTCAACCATAAAAGCCCTACAAAGAGTTTTCAATGACCTTCTTCTAATCGCTGACTCTGGGCGCTTAGTTCTATTGGATTTGACTTCAGCCTTTGACACGGTTGACCATGATATCCTTTTGGCAAGGTTGGAACAAGTAGTAGGCCTTAAAGGAAATGTTCTATCatggtttaaatcatatttcTTTGAGAGGTCGTTCTCTGTCATGATGAGAAAATATTCCTCTTCTTCTGCCCTTTTTCGCtgtggtgtgccccagggctcGGCATTGGGtcctgtgttgttttctctgtacATGCTGCCCTTGGGctccatttttgaaaaacataatgTCTCTTTTCACTGCTAAGCTGATGATATTCAAATCTACCTCCACCTGACTGGGGATGTTTCATCTTCACTACATCCTCTGTTTGATTGTCTGAGGGATGTCAAAGACTGGTTATCGCGTAACTTTCTTACTTTAAATGATAGAAATATGCCTCTGGGACAACTGACTGGCACACTCGGGCCTGTTGCTAACCACCTCACTGATGCTGCTAGGAATCGTGGCGTTTTCATGGATAGTTCCTTCAAACTAGATAAACAGGTTTCTACTGTGGTAAAAACCAGCTTTCACCAACTACGCCTAATTTCTAAGGCTAAACCTTATATACCACGCAAAGATCTGGAGAAactcattcatgctttcatcACTTCAAgactggattattgtaattctctctACGTGGGCCTACAATCTTCTCTTCTTCAGCGATTGCAGctggtccaaaatgctgcagcacgtctcttGACCGGCACTAGAAAGTATGATCCTATCACCCCTGTTCTGGACAACGTACATTGGCTCCCTATTAAATATcgaattgatttttaaaatgttattgtttactTATAAAATCCTAAACAATATGGCACCTGTCTACCTAGCTTATCTCCTCTGTCTGTATAGCCCTCAGAGAGCACTAAGATCGGGCCAACTGCTCTTAGTGCAACCTGGTCTTggctgaagaccagaggagacCGTGCCTTTGCCGTTGCCACACCCAGGTTATGGAATACTCTTAAACTCTTCATATTCGCGCATCAGAttccattcagtcttttaaatcacgtctaaAAACTATTTGTTTAACCTGGCATTCAAGGCTAATTAGGGTAATTTACATCTGGCTTTGCatttagattatgtaattattttatattttatttatatctgtaatttatattttatattgtgatttttatctgtatcatgattttactggaaagcactttggtgtacttcggtctttaaaatgtgctatataaataaattttgattgattgataaagCACAGACAGGCTCATTTCTGAAAGTCATCAAAGGTGTTGTTGAAAACACATAATGCAATAATAATCCcagttaaaaatatattaaatgttcttccttagtttgttattttaaatatgctgAATGATTTCTGAACAGGCTCCATGATAAATATCAATGGattacaaaacaaagcaaacttaatATTCTGAAAACGGTCAGTTTAAAGAAGCTGTGACTGCTTGATGCAAGATATCCTATTGAAGACAACACCCATTTCATGTCCTTCATTGTTGTGAAGTTGTGGCAGAGCACTTGTTTTGTGATTACCCTTTGAACTGTAAAGCCTGGCTGGTGGCATCGCATGACATGCTTACAGTAAACCCGACTGGCACAAAAGCTAAGCTGCTGTCTGCAACGATCGCTAGATCCAAGATGGCAGTTTATAAATTGGTCTAAGCCCGTCACTGTTTCACGGCTTAGCTCTCACAGTGTTGAGACTGTGGCAGCAGCACCGGCAATGCCAAATGGGTTCACCCTCCAGTTAATCCTGCTATCAGTAGAATGAAGTCGGTGAGCTCCAGCAGTCATACAGTACGCTGCTTAACAATGGCTGAGCGCTACTCTGGGTTCTTCTAAGGACACATGGCTGCATGTGCTGCTCCCACTTAGTGAGCAAGGTTAATGTGGTGATTGTTATAGACTCGATTTAGGATTAAGCCACTCGAATTTAGAaccaattaaacaaattaaGAGAGATTGCTGCAAAGTATTGTTTGCAATAAGGTCTTATTGTGATTATCTTTCCTGAGTTGGAACAGTTACAAAGCTTGTTAGATGTTTGTTCCAGTGGAGTGAACAAACATTTTCATGCTGCAGTGAAGCTGGAAGCCACGCTTATTCTAGTCTGGTACAACAGTAGTGTGTATTTCAAGcccagaggaaaacacacactcgcacaccggcacacacagataaagtTTTTCCACTGGAGACCACCCAGAGTACCACTGCACTGGCATTAAAAACAACTTTAGTGACAGTGTTGAGATTTATGtgacaggaagaaaactccaTCAGCCAAACAGACTCTGCAAAGTCGTCTTCAGGCAAGAGGCCCGCAAGTCCTCAAGTGACACAGGAGGGGGGGGAAAGGAAGCTCGAGCTTTTGAAAAGATTTTCAGTTATCCTAACAACACGACAACAGATTTTAGGCCAATTTCATTCATGTGGTACAAATGCACTGTTGGTTGCTTTGTTGGTCAGGCAAATTACTCAACTCTGCACACACGTCGAGATCTGCAAACCTGCCACTTCACTGAGAACTCAAACAAAGCTGACATAGTCCATTTCAAAAATCCTTGGAGCATAAATGGGGTGGAGTCACTATGTAAACACATAACAAAGGATTTGTTTTCGGAGCTGAGAGATGCATTACCTGACACATGACAGCTCATAGCCACAAATCCACAGGGATTGTGTAACCCAGGCTAATACCTGGCCAGAAGAGAGTGTGTCTTCTACATGACTAATCCTTGTCAGCCCACACTGTATACAATGATCTCCTCTACTTCCTTAAAAGCAAACTTAGTACAGCCTTTCCTCGGACAGACCAGAAGCTCTGCAGACTGTGCATGTGCAGCTGCAGAGTACAGGCTGCAAACTTACAGACAACTGATTTTATGTCATTCCACTCAAATACAGAGGGAGTAAGCACAGAAACCAACCATTTCCCAAGGACTACAACTTAGCCTGTTCATGAAGTAACCAATACTTAcagttttttgagtcatttgacaTCTTATGTCCACCTCTAGCAGAGGCTCAAGGCAGCAGCCCTACAAGTCCGCATAAAAAGTACAGGACCTCCAGGGGATCATTCCAACAACTCTCTCTGAATCAACATCTCTGACATGTcctttcctcctccacctcacGTTGCTCCCCTCCTGGTACACAGACACGCCTCCCTGCCCGCCCCTCTACTCAAGCAGCTCAAGGAGCGACAGGAGACTCACTGAAGTGACATATGTCGCCAAAGCCTCTCACTTGGCAAAGAAGCTCTCTAAGCCTGTGACAATAACTGGGACAAAGGGTGCACTGCGGGGCTACTCAGTAAGCATTAAAGAATGGGTGGAGAGGAAGCGCAGGCATGTCTGTCCCCCTCTCCagctcactctctctcaccctTTTTCCTTGATCTTTCCATCCTGCCCTCTACAAACTATGCACGCCCATTTACACCGGGCTCGGTCTCAATGATTTTAATGCAGTGTGTCTTAGCTCCATTGAAAAGAGAACGGAGTCATCTTCTCTCAGAAGGCCAGATCTTTTGTGGAAGTGTACTTTCATTCCCATGCAGTGCTCCAGGGTATTGATAGACGGAGGCATGGAAAAACATGTCTGAAACAGACTCGATGGCACTGATAAAAGGCATGACTTGGCTTTACCTTCCTGTATTTTCTCAAGGTAGTTTCTTATCTGGAGATATGTTACGAAGGTTGCATTTCTCATTCAGCTATTCAAACAAATATTTCTCGTATGTAGAGCCTCTGATGTTATCTAACTGTAGTTCCCTCATCAGGTCTTGTTTATAttccaagtaaaaaaaaaaaaaaaaagcagggatTTGCAATATGGGCAAGACATATTAAATTGGTcttgagtttgttccagattTGTTTTACAATACTCTACCTtagacatcttttttttttattctaatggAGACATAATGACTGAACTAAGAGGGTGAAGAATTCTCATGGTGCCTTGTAGGGTCATCCAAGCAGGAAAAAGAGCTGACATTTACTCTCTAGTATATTAAAGTCTGAAGACTGCTAGTGTAAGCTCCTTGCTTGGCTTACACAATATTCTCTCACTTTTAGGACATCTATAACCccaattaaaaagt from Astatotilapia calliptera chromosome 20, fAstCal1.2, whole genome shotgun sequence includes these protein-coding regions:
- the chl1a gene encoding cell adhesion molecule L1-like a isoform X8 translates to MTLAGSLSLRLLLALTTMASGLNIPLEVEQPPTIITYTSGPIIVLHFDTAITVKCKARGNPPPEYRWEKDGQAFVPPNFQTIRANQTKGLLVLHSEDMSKFEGKYRCYASNKLGTAMTNEIEIKAFSIPKFPKETLSPIVVTEGEPITLKCNPPEGVAPRLIYWMTVDLQHIEQNERVSMGTDGNLYFSNALKNDSRQDYGCFAAFNRIRTIVQKNAMAVVVKRLKPANDSSESSHTPVAPPARIPSLLLPSGVQTEKVLLKGEDLQLECIPEGFPTPSVKWIKMGEVMSPRVKFNNYNKLLSLSAVEESDEGKYMCTAENSAGKAVHYFDVIVEEPPKWLTEPPQSQLTVIGSDVHIKCSVSGKPQPAITWRRNGVMFRDDPDKRMQVFDDTVILFNAKAEDSGVYQCEASNRHGNILANVNIVIMNMAPLILTENNQEYAAVVGKEITMNCSVFSSPPSSISWTKDEKAIEGEGFLAFESGQSLKIINAEKGDSGKYICVASNMEGSSAVTAVLDVKDATKIVGPPQNTQVDSGKLAKLMCKTEYDASLQDTFELVWRKENKEIPLSSEKNSRYSVKGAMLEIMNVNLSDQGTYTCTARTSLDEDSATAVLTVRDVPDAPIKLDLSELDSPRNVVLSWIPGSDHNSTVTEFVVEYEENRWEPGRWKELQRVTGNQATAELKLYGNLNYQFRVYAVNAIGPGPPSEPTERHKTPPAAPDRNPENIKIQGHHPHQMEISWEPLSPVERNGPGFEYKVKYRQLGVEDSFTEHMVNRSVFLVNNTPTFVPYEIKILSRNSYGWGPEPKPVTGYSGEDVVFWHCLRENVSVPTAAPRDIAVEVINTTVLRVSWTPVPPATVRGRLGGYNVHWVRRRSLLNPDKILDLSHSMSFSGNRSHVIVPGLEPFSEYKLTVYVFNKKGNGPKSDPVTFNTPEGVPEQVTVLTSSIIQRDSVRLEWAQPPKSNGILTSYLLQYHLINETALEVIDSKEINITGADTNHWTLQGLKGDSLYRFDLRACTRAGCGPPQAEESRTDFPEPGAASQESSFSTHGWMIGTMCAVALLTLVVVIACFLRKNKGGKYAGTPSPQRQENLAMEKVKEKEEPHSDTESQKMNDDTFCDYSDSDEKPLKGGSLCSLKGDDATGDSVSRYTLGDYADGGREFNEDGSFIGEYSGHRHRGSVSEPNGPSLVNV